The following proteins are co-located in the Siansivirga zeaxanthinifaciens CC-SAMT-1 genome:
- a CDS encoding endo-1,4-beta-xylanase gives MKYFFYTLFLLLFNITFSQHNLNGEDLIIAERLKFIDTKSEYGSVEKITNADGSLQMLFKTEKEPKFIYNLSANFPIEKSNYTKGRVFLLSFKAKTVTSSLETGEAKALFIFKQLDNYEGNIESTQTFSSNWQTYYIPFEANRYIKKSDLGIVMQYGFREQSFLLKDIRFESFPEGTKFEDLPKTEITYKGMEPDAVWRIEAKKRIQAIRQGRIALQFTKNNQPIANKTLNIKLVKHAFQFGAALNAQDVVEENFRYTRFKSAFNLAVFENDLKIKSWGSAKGKQRTLDAIAQLAKDSINIKGHVLIWPGFRYLIPEIEQNKNNPEKVKSLITEHVTSVLKETKGKISHWDVVNEAYTNTNLQKITGSEDLLYEGFRIAKAIEPNAKRFTNEYGIISKGGLDTQKQQWYYDYIKRIDAHTGGLVQGIGIQSHIGSDLTPPERVLEILAFYATLGKQIGISEFTMDIQEPKIREQYTRDFLIAAFSHPSVTEFLFWGYVENEKKKVDIFKPNGDIGAMGKAYFSLVNDEWKTNLVAETDANGAVSAIGYFGTYEYSFIDKGKVITGTFDLKPRQRDAIKIEL, from the coding sequence ATGAAATACTTTTTTTACACACTGTTTTTATTACTTTTTAATATAACGTTTTCACAGCATAATTTAAATGGTGAAGATTTAATTATTGCCGAACGATTAAAGTTTATAGACACTAAATCGGAGTATGGAAGTGTCGAAAAAATTACTAACGCAGACGGTAGTTTACAAATGCTTTTTAAAACCGAAAAGGAGCCTAAGTTTATATACAATTTGTCTGCAAATTTTCCAATTGAAAAATCTAATTACACCAAAGGCCGTGTTTTTTTACTTTCCTTTAAGGCAAAAACAGTTACGTCTAGTTTAGAAACGGGAGAAGCTAAAGCATTATTTATTTTTAAGCAATTAGATAATTATGAAGGCAATATCGAGTCCACCCAAACTTTTTCGAGTAATTGGCAGACCTATTATATTCCTTTTGAAGCTAATCGATACATTAAGAAGTCCGATTTAGGCATCGTTATGCAGTACGGTTTTAGAGAACAATCATTTTTACTAAAAGATATTCGTTTTGAAAGTTTTCCTGAAGGCACCAAATTTGAAGATTTACCAAAAACAGAGATAACCTACAAGGGTATGGAACCCGATGCCGTGTGGCGTATAGAGGCTAAGAAACGGATACAAGCCATTCGACAAGGTCGCATCGCGCTTCAGTTTACTAAAAATAACCAACCAATTGCTAATAAAACGCTAAATATCAAGTTAGTAAAGCATGCTTTTCAATTTGGTGCAGCATTAAACGCACAGGACGTTGTTGAAGAAAATTTTAGATATACCAGATTTAAATCAGCCTTCAATTTAGCGGTATTTGAAAACGATTTAAAAATTAAAAGTTGGGGGAGTGCTAAAGGAAAACAACGCACCCTCGATGCTATTGCACAATTAGCAAAGGATAGTATTAATATTAAAGGACATGTTTTAATTTGGCCAGGTTTTAGGTATCTAATACCAGAAATTGAGCAAAATAAAAACAATCCAGAGAAAGTAAAATCTTTAATAACCGAGCATGTTACAAGTGTTTTAAAAGAAACTAAAGGTAAAATTTCGCATTGGGATGTTGTAAATGAAGCTTATACCAATACCAATTTACAAAAAATAACAGGCTCAGAAGATTTACTTTATGAAGGTTTTAGAATTGCTAAAGCCATAGAACCCAATGCCAAACGTTTTACCAACGAATATGGCATTATAAGTAAAGGCGGTTTAGACACACAAAAGCAGCAGTGGTATTACGATTATATTAAACGTATAGATGCGCATACGGGTGGTTTAGTACAAGGTATAGGCATTCAGTCGCATATTGGAAGCGACTTAACCCCTCCAGAGCGTGTTTTAGAAATTTTGGCATTTTACGCAACCCTAGGTAAACAAATAGGTATTTCAGAATTTACCATGGATATTCAAGAACCTAAAATACGCGAACAATACACCAGAGACTTTTTAATTGCAGCCTTTTCACACCCGAGTGTTACCGAGTTTTTATTTTGGGGTTATGTAGAAAATGAAAAAAAGAAAGTCGATATTTTTAAACCAAATGGCGATATAGGTGCTATGGGTAAAGCTTATTTTTCTTTGGTTAACGACGAATGGAAAACCAACTTAGTTGCCGAAACAGATGCAAACGGAGCCGTTTCTGCCATAGGATATTTTGGAACTTACGAGTACTCATTTATAGATAAGGGTAAAGTAATTACAGGAACATTCGATTTAAAACCGAGACAACGCGACGCCATTAAAATAGAATTATAA
- a CDS encoding sulfatase: protein MIHTDDLGYHDLSITGSQLYDTPNIDALANQSVNFTNAYSSYPRCTPSRYGMMTGTYPVNENKGHLGGIPEDKNFIKQFNNAGYNTYYVGKWHLGEGDSDPIPFGFTDSYAAGRAGGLGSRFFPFNFDKNGKRHKEQVENLEQDGKEGDYASDMLTNHTIDFIKNNPKDKPFLAILVFYAVHTPIEAKPEDEARNKEQLKGIDFGDTPEYIKEGEGRRKMRQDDAAYAGMVENVDQNVGKLLQTLKDMGIDKNTIIVFSSDHGGLSNDGNKGERHLATTNFPLKAGKGHLYEGGIRVPLFVKWDNQLKPRVEDKSIVLGMDVFPTLLDLALNKKVNGVDGQSYAAVLKGKDSWQDRTVYWMSRKARPHSTGDSKMIAVRSGDYKLVQYLDTKKVELYNLKKDVSEAHDLSEKDSKKTAQMLQLLKDWKKEMMVPERMDVGKKVKGNNNETKNEKNKNKF, encoded by the coding sequence ATTATTCACACCGACGATTTAGGTTACCACGATTTAAGTATTACGGGTTCGCAGTTATACGACACCCCTAATATTGATGCTTTAGCCAACCAATCGGTAAATTTTACAAATGCTTACAGTAGCTATCCGCGTTGTACCCCATCACGTTACGGCATGATGACTGGTACCTATCCTGTAAACGAAAATAAAGGGCATTTAGGAGGCATTCCAGAAGATAAAAACTTTATCAAGCAATTTAACAATGCTGGTTATAATACCTATTATGTTGGTAAATGGCATTTGGGTGAAGGTGATAGCGACCCTATACCTTTCGGATTTACAGATTCGTATGCTGCTGGTAGAGCTGGTGGATTAGGTTCACGTTTTTTTCCTTTTAATTTTGATAAGAATGGGAAGCGTCATAAAGAGCAAGTTGAAAATTTAGAACAAGATGGTAAAGAAGGTGACTATGCATCAGATATGTTAACCAATCACACCATTGATTTCATTAAAAACAATCCTAAAGACAAACCGTTTTTAGCAATTTTAGTTTTTTATGCTGTTCATACACCAATTGAAGCAAAGCCAGAAGATGAAGCAAGAAATAAAGAGCAATTAAAAGGTATCGATTTTGGTGACACACCAGAATACATAAAAGAAGGCGAAGGCCGACGTAAAATGCGTCAAGATGATGCTGCTTACGCTGGAATGGTTGAAAATGTAGACCAAAATGTTGGTAAACTTCTTCAAACTTTAAAAGATATGGGAATCGATAAAAATACCATTATTGTATTTTCATCAGACCACGGAGGCTTATCTAACGATGGTAATAAAGGTGAGCGCCACTTAGCTACAACAAACTTTCCGTTAAAAGCGGGTAAAGGACACCTTTACGAAGGTGGTATTCGTGTACCATTATTTGTAAAATGGGATAACCAATTAAAACCCAGAGTAGAAGATAAATCTATCGTTTTGGGAATGGATGTATTTCCAACCTTGTTAGATTTAGCATTAAACAAAAAAGTTAATGGCGTAGACGGACAAAGTTATGCTGCCGTTTTAAAAGGCAAAGATTCTTGGCAAGATAGAACCGTTTATTGGATGTCGCGCAAAGCCAGACCACATAGCACGGGCGATAGTAAAATGATTGCTGTACGTTCTGGAGATTATAAATTGGTTCAATATTTAGATACAAAAAAAGTTGAATTGTATAATTTGAAAAAAGATGTAAGTGAAGCTCATGATCTTTCGGAAAAAGATTCTAAAAAAACAGCACAGATGCTTCAGTTATTAAAAGATTGGAAAAAAGAGATGATGGTTCCAGAGCGTATGGATGTTGGAAAAAAAGTTAAAGGAAACAACAACGAAACAAAAAATGAAAAAAACAAGAATAAATTTTAA
- a CDS encoding sulfatase, whose translation MKYFKAPMLLLLILLQMGCKTKTESIKSNSEVSIISEQKPNILIIHVDDLGFHDLSINGSKIYQTPNIDALASQSVVFNNAYANYPRCVPSRFAMMTGNYPVQNGDVPDDGFEMNNVPTNKNFVKNIKAAGYQTAYFGKWHLGDENSLKDFGYDFSFAAGHAGSPISFLYPFNEPKGKGNIKKDPVPDVDNVSKEGDYLMDVMTDNVAKYIKNVDKSKPFMAMFAFYAVHQPLEAKEADIKRNKEEIKNFDFGNQPEYILEGTGRTKMRQDNPTYAAMVETMDENVGKLLQLLKDLNIDNNTIVVFSSDHGGLSNDGTNQRQLATTNYPLRAGKGWLYDGGIKVPLLVKWNNHFKHKVDNESLIMLMDVFPTLLDITSNKSLNTNGKSFLPVLNNKEVWNDRTVFWHSSKARPVNTGDTKSSAIRKGNYKLINWYVEGRTELYDIVKDPSETTNLYESMPKLAQDMLQELNNWKSEF comes from the coding sequence ATGAAATATTTTAAAGCACCTATGCTTTTATTACTCATTTTATTACAAATGGGTTGTAAAACAAAAACAGAATCAATAAAAAGTAATTCTGAAGTTTCAATAATTTCAGAACAAAAACCAAACATATTAATTATTCATGTTGATGATTTAGGCTTTCATGATTTAAGTATAAATGGTTCTAAAATTTATCAAACACCAAATATTGACGCCTTGGCAAGCCAATCGGTGGTATTTAATAATGCCTATGCCAACTATCCGCGCTGTGTACCTTCAAGATTCGCCATGATGACCGGTAATTACCCGGTGCAAAATGGGGATGTTCCAGATGATGGCTTCGAGATGAATAACGTTCCTACTAATAAAAATTTTGTAAAAAACATCAAGGCAGCGGGCTATCAAACCGCCTATTTTGGCAAATGGCATTTGGGCGATGAGAACAGTTTAAAAGACTTTGGTTACGACTTTAGTTTTGCAGCCGGGCACGCAGGGTCGCCCATTAGTTTTTTATATCCTTTTAATGAACCAAAAGGTAAAGGAAACATTAAAAAAGATCCGGTTCCAGATGTAGATAATGTTAGTAAGGAAGGCGATTATTTAATGGATGTCATGACCGATAACGTGGCGAAATACATTAAAAATGTAGACAAAAGCAAACCCTTTATGGCGATGTTTGCGTTTTATGCAGTGCATCAGCCACTTGAAGCCAAAGAAGCCGATATAAAACGCAACAAAGAAGAAATTAAAAACTTCGATTTTGGCAATCAACCTGAATATATTTTAGAAGGTACCGGGCGTACAAAAATGCGTCAGGACAATCCAACTTATGCGGCTATGGTAGAAACTATGGACGAAAATGTTGGTAAATTATTGCAGTTGCTAAAAGATTTAAACATCGACAATAATACCATTGTTGTCTTTTCATCAGACCATGGTGGATTGTCTAACGATGGTACCAACCAGCGCCAATTGGCTACCACAAATTATCCGTTACGTGCCGGTAAAGGATGGTTGTATGATGGTGGAATAAAAGTACCTTTATTAGTGAAATGGAATAATCATTTTAAACATAAAGTAGATAATGAATCGCTTATTATGTTAATGGATGTGTTTCCTACGTTACTCGATATTACTTCAAATAAATCATTAAATACAAACGGTAAAAGTTTTTTACCTGTGTTAAATAATAAAGAAGTCTGGAACGATAGAACCGTTTTTTGGCATTCATCAAAAGCCAGACCTGTTAATACAGGCGACACCAAATCGTCTGCCATTAGAAAAGGAAATTACAAACTAATTAATTGGTATGTCGAAGGTCGAACCGAGTTGTACGATATCGTTAAAGACCCATCAGAAACAACAAATTTGTATGAATCGATGCCAAAATTAGCGCAAGACATGCTTCAGGAACTTAATAATTGGAAATCAGAATTTTAA
- a CDS encoding sulfatase: MKKLQLLLFMACMAFKPAFAQNSTKTKPNVLLICVDDLRTNIGAYGDEQAITPHMDALAKRGVTFRNHQVQYAVCGPSRAVITTGLMPEVTGVIGFKPIRGKIEKVTFLPEYFKNNGYISAASGKIHDPRTVGNGDHGDGDDVASWSIPYVAPVGGFDVKNVSMDASDLPDEEYLDGIIRAEGINLLEKVSKSDKPFFLAIGFKKPHEPFIAPKKYWDLYDNTPFKVAENQKAPIGREDLKTYVPHGNDVKQNMDAKTGRLNEAFQLKLKKGYYACTSFVDAQIGMVLDKLKELQLDDNTIVVLWGDHGLFLGEHGRWNKHSNLEVASSSPLIIVDPRNPKARGASFSAVSTIDVYPSLCELAGLKIPNQPTNKNKPATQPITGRSLVPILNDTDAQVKIGAITLYRGQRGLGYGYRIKGKYRYIEWVKNGEDNFYELYDYEKDPNETKNLAVTDRDTYEPLLHKFSRNIRSMGEGDGCLALLKTAPFEVSAKNKKYILLHDGDGDGIPDDKEGAGDNDNDGIPNYLDKD; this comes from the coding sequence ATGAAAAAGTTACAACTCTTGTTGTTTATGGCGTGCATGGCTTTTAAACCTGCCTTTGCTCAAAATTCAACCAAAACAAAACCAAACGTTTTACTTATTTGTGTTGATGATTTGCGAACAAATATTGGCGCGTATGGCGATGAGCAAGCTATTACACCTCATATGGATGCTTTAGCAAAACGCGGGGTAACTTTTAGAAATCACCAAGTGCAGTATGCGGTTTGTGGCCCCTCAAGAGCTGTTATAACTACGGGTTTAATGCCAGAAGTAACGGGTGTTATAGGTTTTAAACCTATTAGAGGAAAAATTGAAAAAGTAACATTTTTACCAGAATATTTTAAAAATAACGGGTATATCTCAGCGGCTTCAGGAAAAATTCACGATCCAAGAACGGTAGGAAATGGCGATCACGGCGATGGTGATGATGTGGCGTCATGGAGTATTCCTTATGTAGCACCAGTAGGCGGTTTTGATGTTAAAAATGTGTCCATGGATGCATCCGACTTACCAGATGAAGAATATCTGGATGGTATTATTAGAGCCGAGGGCATTAATTTATTGGAAAAAGTATCCAAATCGGATAAACCTTTCTTTTTAGCCATTGGTTTTAAAAAACCCCACGAGCCTTTTATCGCACCAAAAAAATATTGGGATTTATATGATAATACACCATTTAAAGTTGCCGAAAATCAAAAAGCACCCATTGGTCGTGAAGATTTAAAAACCTATGTACCCCATGGTAACGATGTTAAGCAAAATATGGATGCAAAAACGGGTAGGTTAAATGAAGCATTTCAGTTGAAATTAAAAAAAGGATATTACGCTTGTACCTCGTTTGTAGATGCGCAAATAGGCATGGTGCTAGACAAGTTAAAAGAACTACAGCTAGATGATAATACCATAGTGGTGCTTTGGGGAGATCACGGTTTGTTTTTGGGTGAACATGGCCGATGGAATAAACATTCAAATTTAGAAGTCGCTTCTTCATCGCCTTTAATTATTGTAGATCCTAGAAATCCGAAGGCCAGAGGCGCTTCTTTTTCGGCTGTTTCTACTATCGATGTGTATCCTTCTCTATGTGAATTAGCCGGATTAAAAATTCCAAATCAACCTACAAATAAAAACAAACCAGCCACTCAGCCTATAACAGGTAGAAGTTTAGTTCCAATTTTAAACGATACAGATGCTCAGGTAAAAATTGGTGCCATCACACTGTATAGAGGGCAAAGAGGTTTAGGTTATGGGTATCGAATTAAAGGTAAATACCGATACATAGAATGGGTAAAAAATGGTGAAGACAATTTTTACGAATTGTATGATTATGAAAAAGATCCCAACGAAACCAAAAATTTAGCGGTTACAGACCGCGATACTTACGAACCTTTATTGCATAAATTTTCAAGAAATATTAGAAGTATGGGTGAAGGTGACGGATGTTTAGCGTTGTTAAAAACAGCACCATTTGAGGTATCAGCTAAAAACAAAAAATATATTTTGCTACATGATGGCGATGGCGATGGTATTCCAGACGATAAAGAAGGTGCTGGCGACAATGATAACGATGGGATTCCAAATTATCTTGATAAAGATTAA
- a CDS encoding T9SS type A sorting domain-containing protein has translation MTITKLIPSALIVLFFSTFSTFGQTVTTTLDPTVRDISDLNIGFNRRSDNGTWWTDTSFINLVSEMNPDVVRYPGGTQANYWDWSTGQFLENTDKAWGNKEVLLIPDFITALPSRTKIIYVVNMARPTPATGVSVNASEAVLKSDATLNLKITDMLNAIAEFVSNGKEPYAIELGNEFYFGNIEAGIFEIVEVDNNGTTEYYSGWDAANNQPYLTFDKRDATDISALFYLKQCKTVVSAIKAQYPNMKFALVTTKGGNGNSTRERWNNTIFNNLATNPEFSTLKADVDAVTQHHYLTDTYGDQTVITDNATARVAIAEGIQYPIDAQSDYDLVPNDYKIWLTEYGVTKPNADLTWASGLRFAALAYSWLNRGDKIGQLDYHYISDANVVKTGSPMILAPIGIAAKSLALASANMTEMQKITFSNNPISVNGVESLFGYKFKSGSRETVFIINISNASFSDVQIGNLFTYNGAQTLTRYHSGSPFVSGVADGDSNIVYTNTTLSGSLDARRFSISVIEVDKTLNVSQNEFSKASVFPNPTSDVLNIKASEKINSLELYNINGVKVYSKENIENQFINISKLSSGVYILKLNTNNGSEFKRIIKN, from the coding sequence ATGACCATTACCAAGCTAATACCTTCTGCATTAATAGTTTTATTTTTTAGTACATTTTCAACTTTTGGACAAACGGTAACTACAACTTTAGATCCAACGGTTAGAGATATTTCAGATTTAAATATCGGATTTAATCGCCGCTCTGATAACGGAACTTGGTGGACCGATACCTCGTTTATTAATCTGGTTTCAGAGATGAATCCTGATGTTGTAAGATATCCTGGAGGTACACAAGCTAATTACTGGGACTGGAGTACAGGTCAATTTTTAGAAAACACCGATAAGGCATGGGGAAATAAAGAAGTACTTTTAATCCCCGATTTTATTACTGCGTTACCAAGTAGAACTAAAATAATTTACGTAGTTAATATGGCGCGCCCAACTCCGGCAACAGGCGTGAGTGTTAATGCCAGCGAAGCGGTTTTAAAAAGTGATGCTACTTTAAATTTAAAAATTACAGATATGCTTAACGCTATAGCAGAGTTTGTTTCAAACGGAAAAGAACCTTATGCTATTGAGTTGGGTAACGAATTTTATTTTGGAAATATTGAAGCGGGCATTTTTGAAATTGTTGAAGTTGATAATAACGGAACCACCGAATATTATTCAGGTTGGGATGCGGCAAACAATCAGCCTTACCTAACATTCGATAAAAGAGATGCTACCGATATTAGTGCCTTATTTTATTTGAAACAATGCAAAACGGTTGTATCTGCTATAAAAGCACAATATCCAAATATGAAATTTGCATTAGTTACCACCAAAGGCGGTAATGGCAACTCTACAAGAGAGCGCTGGAATAATACTATTTTTAATAATCTGGCTACCAATCCAGAATTTTCGACTCTTAAAGCAGATGTCGATGCTGTAACACAACACCATTATCTTACCGATACTTATGGCGATCAAACAGTAATAACCGACAATGCCACTGCCAGAGTAGCCATTGCAGAAGGTATTCAGTATCCAATTGATGCGCAGTCAGATTACGATTTAGTTCCAAATGATTACAAAATCTGGTTAACAGAATATGGTGTAACTAAGCCAAATGCCGATTTAACATGGGCTTCAGGATTACGTTTTGCTGCTTTGGCTTACAGTTGGTTAAATCGCGGTGATAAAATAGGTCAGTTAGATTACCATTACATTTCGGATGCCAATGTTGTAAAAACAGGATCACCAATGATTTTGGCTCCCATTGGTATTGCAGCAAAATCACTGGCTTTAGCAAGTGCAAACATGACCGAAATGCAAAAAATAACCTTTTCAAACAATCCGATATCTGTTAATGGTGTAGAATCGTTATTTGGTTATAAATTTAAAAGTGGAAGTAGAGAAACTGTATTTATTATCAATATTTCTAATGCCAGTTTTTCCGATGTGCAAATAGGAAATTTATTTACTTACAATGGCGCACAAACCTTAACAAGATACCATTCGGGATCACCTTTTGTAAGTGGTGTTGCAGACGGCGACTCTAATATAGTTTACACAAATACAACCTTGTCGGGTAGTTTAGATGCGAGACGTTTTTCTATTTCGGTTATCGAAGTTGATAAAACTTTAAATGTTTCACAGAATGAATTTTCTAAAGCATCTGTGTTTCCAAACCCAACGAGCGATGTATTAAACATAAAAGCTTCAGAAAAAATAAATTCTTTAGAACTCTACAACATTAATGGTGTAAAAGTGTATTCAAAAGAAAATATTGAAAATCAATTTATTAATATAAGTAAATTATCTTCAGGAGTTTACATTCTAAAATTGAATACCAATAACGGTTCAGAATTCAAAAGAATCATAAAAAATTAA
- a CDS encoding sulfatase family protein: protein MKQLIYLLLVMVCLSCQSQVKKTEETPKKQPNILWIVTEDISPTLSFYGDKTAKTPHLDALAKESLIYDNAYSVVGVCAPSRSAIITGMYPTTLGTMHMRTGRDIQSWGTREYANKSDVLDLEGHSIIEYAAVIPDYVKGFPEYLRKAGYFTSNHQKTDYQFAIPVTVWSQNSNKAHWRNREKDQPFFSVFNFDVTHESKIWKNSDLPLTVNPDSVPLPPYYQDTKTARIDVARNYSNIELLDKQVGKLIAELKEDGLYDNTIIFFYSDHGGPLPRQKRDIHESGLHVPFMVKDLKGTTGRADRLISFVDLAPTILSLAGVTIPETIQGKAFMGESDTEPRDYVFGTSDRFDEITDRSRAIYDKQYVYVMNDFPEKTWYKDISYRLQIPMMKEMIALRDENKLNKVQSTWFQTKQSEELFDVKKDPHRLHNLADKPEYAVIKQRLHDALLSFRNTHPDLGMMPESQLIETMWPNYEQPVTANVTSKIKETSQGKQVTLSTKTKGASIAYILSDTPLKSIDFDSGWQVYNDPVLVQKGQYLYLMAQRIGFRESEITTLEIN from the coding sequence ATGAAACAGTTAATTTATTTATTACTTGTTATGGTATGTTTATCATGCCAGTCGCAGGTAAAAAAAACAGAAGAAACACCTAAAAAACAACCTAATATTTTATGGATTGTTACCGAAGATATTAGTCCGACACTATCATTCTACGGCGATAAAACAGCAAAAACACCCCATTTAGATGCGCTGGCAAAAGAAAGTTTAATTTACGATAATGCCTATTCTGTAGTTGGTGTTTGTGCACCCAGCCGTTCGGCAATTATAACAGGTATGTACCCAACAACTTTAGGAACGATGCACATGCGTACCGGTAGAGATATTCAGTCTTGGGGAACACGGGAATATGCAAACAAGTCGGATGTATTAGATTTAGAGGGGCATTCAATTATAGAGTATGCTGCTGTAATTCCAGATTACGTAAAAGGATTTCCAGAGTATTTAAGAAAAGCAGGTTATTTTACCAGCAATCATCAAAAAACCGATTACCAATTTGCCATTCCTGTTACAGTTTGGAGTCAAAATAGTAATAAAGCACATTGGAGAAACAGAGAAAAAGATCAACCTTTCTTTTCTGTATTTAATTTTGATGTTACGCACGAGAGTAAAATTTGGAAAAATAGTGATTTACCACTTACCGTTAATCCAGACAGTGTGCCTTTACCACCTTATTATCAAGACACAAAAACGGCGCGTATCGATGTGGCGCGAAATTATAGTAATATCGAATTATTAGACAAGCAAGTAGGTAAGCTTATTGCAGAACTTAAAGAAGATGGCCTTTACGATAATACCATTATATTTTTCTACAGCGATCACGGCGGACCATTACCAAGGCAAAAGCGCGATATTCATGAAAGCGGTTTACATGTGCCATTTATGGTTAAAGATTTAAAAGGCACGACAGGACGAGCAGACCGATTAATTTCGTTTGTAGATTTAGCTCCAACCATTTTAAGTCTTGCAGGTGTTACTATTCCTGAAACCATTCAAGGAAAAGCATTTATGGGTGAAAGTGATACAGAACCAAGAGATTATGTGTTTGGTACTTCCGATCGATTTGATGAAATAACAGACCGTTCGAGAGCTATTTACGATAAACAATATGTGTATGTTATGAACGATTTTCCAGAGAAAACCTGGTATAAAGATATTTCGTATCGTTTACAAATACCCATGATGAAAGAAATGATTGCCTTGCGTGACGAAAATAAACTTAACAAGGTACAATCTACTTGGTTTCAAACGAAACAATCGGAGGAGTTGTTTGATGTGAAAAAAGATCCGCACAGATTACATAATTTAGCCGATAAACCCGAGTATGCTGTCATTAAACAACGCTTACACGATGCTTTACTAAGTTTTAGAAATACCCATCCCGATTTAGGCATGATGCCAGAATCTCAACTTATTGAGACCATGTGGCCTAATTATGAGCAACCAGTTACAGCCAATGTTACATCAAAAATTAAAGAAACATCTCAAGGTAAACAGGTAACACTTTCAACCAAAACCAAAGGCGCATCTATTGCCTATATTCTTTCAGATACACCTTTAAAATCAATTGATTTTGATAGTGGCTGGCAAGTGTATAACGATCCAGTTTTAGTGCAAAAAGGGCAGTATTTATACCTGATGGCTCAACGTATAGGTTTCCGCGAAAGCGAAATAACAACATTAGAAATTAATTAA